In Ochotona princeps isolate mOchPri1 chromosome 21, mOchPri1.hap1, whole genome shotgun sequence, a single genomic region encodes these proteins:
- the HYAL3 gene encoding LOW QUALITY PROTEIN: hyaluronidase-3 (The sequence of the model RefSeq protein was modified relative to this genomic sequence to represent the inferred CDS: inserted 1 base in 1 codon; substituted 1 base at 1 genomic stop codon) yields MTMWLGLALVLGVAMCLGYSWPLQAPERAFSVLXNVPLAHCEARHGVRLPLGALGIVSNWGQHFRGQNITIFCKNQFGLYPYLGPMGTAHNGGIPQAVPFEHHLLQAASQIHCSLGPGFTGLAVLDWEEWYPLWTGNFGRRHTYKEASWAWAQQAFPDQDPQKQLHKARTGFEQAARALIEDTLQLGQALQPQGLWGFYHYPGCGNGWQGKAANCTGHCHAATIARNTQLHWLWAASSTLFPNIYLPPRLPPVHWQTFVRHHXEEAFHRALVGHPHPLPVLAYACLTYWHSGRFLVQDDLVQTLGVSASLGVAGVVLWGNLSLSNSKEECWHLHDYLVGTLGPYVINVTRAAMMCSRQRCHGRGRCARRDPGQTEAFLHLGPDASHGAWEPFRCQCYWGWAGPTCQEPSLSSAPEEAA; encoded by the exons ATGACCATGTGGTTAGGACTGGCCCTGGTGCTAGGGGTGGCCATGTGCCTGGGGTATAGCTGGCCCTTGCAAGCCCCTGAGCGTGCCTTCTCCGTGCTGTAGAATGTGCCCTTGGCACACTGTGAGGCCCGTCATGGGGTGAGGCTGCCACTTGGTGCCCTGGGCATCGTATCCAATTGGGGCCAGCATTTCCGTGGGCAGAACATCACCATTTTCTGCAAGAACCAGTTTGGCCTGTATCCCTACCTGGGGCCCATGGGTACAGCTCATAACGGGGGCATCCCCCAAGCTGTGCCCTTTGAGCACCACCTGCTGCAAGCTGCCTCCCAGATCCACTGCAGCCTAGGACCTGGCTTCACTGGTCTGGCGGTGCTGGACTGGGAGGAGTGGTATCCACTCTGGACTGGGAACTTTGGCCGCCGCCACACCTACAAGGAGGCATCCTGGGCTTGGGCTCAGCAGGCGTTCCCTGACCAGGACCCTCAAAAGCAGCTCCACAAGGCCCGTACTGGATTTGAGCAGGCGGCCCGTGCGCTGATAGAGGACACACTGCAGCTGGGCCAAGCACTGCAGCCCCAAGGGCTCTGGGGCTTCTATCACTACCCGGGCTGTGGCAATGGCTGGCAGGGTAAGGCTGCCAACTGCACAGGCCACTGCCATGCAGCCACCATCGCCCGCAACACTCAGCTGCACTGGCTCTGGGCGGCCTCCAGCACCCTCTTCCCTAACATCTACCTCCCACCCCGACTGCCACCTGTTCACTGGCAGACCTTTGTCCGGCATC CTGAGGAGGCCTTCCACAGGGCCCTGGTAGGGCACCCACACCCCCTACCTGTCTTGGCCTATGCCTGCCTCACGTACTGGCATTCCGGAAGGTTCCTGGTCCAG GATGACCTTGTGCAGACCCTTGGTGTGAGTGCATCTCTGGGAGTGGCCGGCGTGGTGCTCTGGGGCAACTTAAGCCTCTCCAACTCCAAG GAGGAGTGCTGGCATCTCCATGACTACCTGGTGGGCACCCTGGGCCCCTATGTGATCAATGTGACCAGGGCAGCCATGATGTGTAGCCGCCAGAGGTGCCATGGTCGTGGGCGCTGCGCCCGGCGGGACCCAGGACAGACAGAAGCTTTTCTGCACCTGGGGCCTGATGCCAGCCATGGGGCTTGGGAGCCCTTCAGATGCCAGTGttactggggctgggctggcccaaCCTGCCAGGAACCCAGCCTTAGTTCTGCACCTGAAGAAGCAGCCTAA
- the IFRD2 gene encoding interferon-related developmental regulator 2 isoform X1 encodes MPRPRKGNTPRKGGQRRGGGARSSAQADSGSSDDEAASEARSTTSECPSLLSATAEDSLGGDGVDEQGQQEDLEEKLKEYVDGLTDKSAKTRQAALENLRLALASRLLPDLLLECCFTLADALEKCLKKGKGEEQALAAAVLGLLCVQLGPGSKGEELFRSLQPLLQAVLSDCTASPAARLHCASALGLGCYVAAADVQDLTCCLACLEAVFSRPYGPASPAAHMAPISLHGVLCAALQAWALLLTICPSAHISRILSRQLPRLPQLLSSENVNLRIAAGETIALLFELARELEEDFVYEDMEALCSALRTLATDSNKFRAKADRRRQRSIFRAVLHYVEGGECEEQTVRFGLEVLYVDSWARHRIYTSFKDVLGSGMHHHLQNNELLRDIFGLGPVLVLDAAALKACKISRFEKHLYNAAAFKARTKARSRVRDKRADIL; translated from the exons ATGCCCCGCCCCCGTAAGGGCAACACGCCCCGCAAGGGCGGCCAGCGCCGTGGAGG AGGTGCCCGTAGCAGTGCCCAGGCAGACTCGGGGTCCAGTGACGATGAGGCGGCTAGTGAGGCCCGCAGTACCACCAGCGAGTGCCCCAGCCTTCTCAGCGCCACCGCAGAAGACAGCCTTG GGGGGGACGGCGTGGATGAGCAGGGCCAGCAGGAAGACCTTGAAGAGAAGCTGAAGGAGTATGTGGATGGCCTCACAGACAAGAG TGCCAAGACCCGGCAAGCAGCGCTGGAGAACCTGCGCCTGGCCCTGGCATCCCGCCTGCTCCCCGACTTGCTTCTGGAATGTTGTTTCACCCTAGCCGATGCCCTGGAAAAGTGCCTCAAGAAAG GGAAGGGCGAGGAGCAGGCCCTGGCTGCCGCCGTGCTGGGCCTGCTCTGTGTACAGCTGGGCCCCGGATCCAAGGGCGAGGAGCTCTTCCgcagcctgcagcccctgctgcAGGCCGTGCTCAGTGACTGCACAGCCAGCCCTGCTGCCCGCCTCCAC TGTGCTTCGGCTCTTGGCTTGGGCTGCTATGTGGCTGCTGCCGATGTCCAG GACCTGACCTGTTGCCTTGCCTGCCTAGAGGCTGTTTTTAGCCGGCCCTACGGCCCAGCAAGCCCTGCAGCTCACATGGCACCCATCAGCCTGCATGGCGTGCTGTGTGCTGCCCTGCAGGCCTGGGCATTGCTGCTTACCATCTGCCCCAGTGCCCACATCAGCCGCATCCTCAGCAG GCAGTTGCCCCGGCTGCCCCAGCTCTTGTCCAGCGAGAATGTGAACCTGCGGATCGCTGCTGGCGAGACCATCGCTCTGCTCTTTGAGCTCGCCCGAGAACTTGAG GAGGACTTTGTATATGAGGACATGGAGGCCCTGTGCAGTGCCCTGCGCACCCTGGCCACCGACAGCAACAAGTTCCGTGCCAAGGCTGACCGCCGGCGCCAGCGCTCCATCTTCCGTGCCGTGCTGCACTACGTGGAG GGCGGTGAATGCGAGGAACAGACGGTCCGCTTCGGCCTGGAGGTGCTCTATGTGGACAGCTGGGCCCGGCACCGCATCTACACCTCCTTCAAGGATGTGCTGGGCTCGGGCATGCACCACCACCTCCAG AACAACGAGCTGCTGCGGGACATCTTTGGCCTGGGCCCTGTGCTGGTGCTGGATGCCGCTGCCCTGAAAGCCTGCAAAATCTCCCGCTTTGAAAAG CACCTGTACAACGCCGCCGCCTTCAAAGCCCGGACCAAGGCTCGCAGCCGCGTGCGGGACAAGCGAGCAGACATCCTGTGA
- the IFRD2 gene encoding interferon-related developmental regulator 2 isoform X2, whose protein sequence is MSGQRSGAGLLWQGARSSAQADSGSSDDEAASEARSTTSECPSLLSATAEDSLGGDGVDEQGQQEDLEEKLKEYVDGLTDKSAKTRQAALENLRLALASRLLPDLLLECCFTLADALEKCLKKGKGEEQALAAAVLGLLCVQLGPGSKGEELFRSLQPLLQAVLSDCTASPAARLHCASALGLGCYVAAADVQDLTCCLACLEAVFSRPYGPASPAAHMAPISLHGVLCAALQAWALLLTICPSAHISRILSRQLPRLPQLLSSENVNLRIAAGETIALLFELARELEEDFVYEDMEALCSALRTLATDSNKFRAKADRRRQRSIFRAVLHYVEGGECEEQTVRFGLEVLYVDSWARHRIYTSFKDVLGSGMHHHLQNNELLRDIFGLGPVLVLDAAALKACKISRFEKHLYNAAAFKARTKARSRVRDKRADIL, encoded by the exons ATGAGCGGACAACGGAGTGGGGCTGGGCTGCTTTGGCAAG GTGCCCGTAGCAGTGCCCAGGCAGACTCGGGGTCCAGTGACGATGAGGCGGCTAGTGAGGCCCGCAGTACCACCAGCGAGTGCCCCAGCCTTCTCAGCGCCACCGCAGAAGACAGCCTTG GGGGGGACGGCGTGGATGAGCAGGGCCAGCAGGAAGACCTTGAAGAGAAGCTGAAGGAGTATGTGGATGGCCTCACAGACAAGAG TGCCAAGACCCGGCAAGCAGCGCTGGAGAACCTGCGCCTGGCCCTGGCATCCCGCCTGCTCCCCGACTTGCTTCTGGAATGTTGTTTCACCCTAGCCGATGCCCTGGAAAAGTGCCTCAAGAAAG GGAAGGGCGAGGAGCAGGCCCTGGCTGCCGCCGTGCTGGGCCTGCTCTGTGTACAGCTGGGCCCCGGATCCAAGGGCGAGGAGCTCTTCCgcagcctgcagcccctgctgcAGGCCGTGCTCAGTGACTGCACAGCCAGCCCTGCTGCCCGCCTCCAC TGTGCTTCGGCTCTTGGCTTGGGCTGCTATGTGGCTGCTGCCGATGTCCAG GACCTGACCTGTTGCCTTGCCTGCCTAGAGGCTGTTTTTAGCCGGCCCTACGGCCCAGCAAGCCCTGCAGCTCACATGGCACCCATCAGCCTGCATGGCGTGCTGTGTGCTGCCCTGCAGGCCTGGGCATTGCTGCTTACCATCTGCCCCAGTGCCCACATCAGCCGCATCCTCAGCAG GCAGTTGCCCCGGCTGCCCCAGCTCTTGTCCAGCGAGAATGTGAACCTGCGGATCGCTGCTGGCGAGACCATCGCTCTGCTCTTTGAGCTCGCCCGAGAACTTGAG GAGGACTTTGTATATGAGGACATGGAGGCCCTGTGCAGTGCCCTGCGCACCCTGGCCACCGACAGCAACAAGTTCCGTGCCAAGGCTGACCGCCGGCGCCAGCGCTCCATCTTCCGTGCCGTGCTGCACTACGTGGAG GGCGGTGAATGCGAGGAACAGACGGTCCGCTTCGGCCTGGAGGTGCTCTATGTGGACAGCTGGGCCCGGCACCGCATCTACACCTCCTTCAAGGATGTGCTGGGCTCGGGCATGCACCACCACCTCCAG AACAACGAGCTGCTGCGGGACATCTTTGGCCTGGGCCCTGTGCTGGTGCTGGATGCCGCTGCCCTGAAAGCCTGCAAAATCTCCCGCTTTGAAAAG CACCTGTACAACGCCGCCGCCTTCAAAGCCCGGACCAAGGCTCGCAGCCGCGTGCGGGACAAGCGAGCAGACATCCTGTGA